In the Chelonoidis abingdonii isolate Lonesome George chromosome 13, CheloAbing_2.0, whole genome shotgun sequence genome, one interval contains:
- the LOC142047712 gene encoding uncharacterized protein LOC142047712 — protein MLAILLKNGLNDKPSGGESQPPTLLHSPDPSRGLRTGRLTKDQLIAQLEEGDRNPVSEGSSQADAAQSPVPVPPGSGQTADEGFPRPPLPSPRGRAGRSPANAEGTVTPPASRGSGQRSSPPSRGSSRRRSTAVEQLWLEEERKLRREELELKRQELEEKEKQRKHELELAQLRSREAPAAVSEGGPKPTPNFDKRLLPRRKEGEDIDTFLTAFENACELRGVGPADRIAVLTPLLDSTAVEVYSRLKGAEAGDYELFKQALLREFGLTPEMYRKRFRSQRKTREITYLQLVNRAQGYARKWTAGAQTKEDLLDLFILEHLYEQCPSDLRLWLRDQKPENPQHAGQLADQFVDSRAGDGREESRRSRPASAQRESHHGTSQRGPMENPPKGGTSSVRSLRPTPGDPRDMGCYQCGQRGHIRAQCPKLRDRPSRPNPQRVDWVKTQSEDGLPSRERGAGNIPPMKEGGGPQVSSSGGLEAPASGFLVYRVGAGLPLRKECIVSLEVDGREVTGYWDTGAEVTLARPEVVGSDRMVPDTYLTLMGVGGTPFKVPVARVHLKWEAKEGPKDVGVHPYLPTDVLMGGDLEDWPSSTQSALVVTRSQSRQRALHPDNGEGTRPEVQDPNLGGGERPRARLREAAASDPASKRELVPIPVPAAEFQAELQKDPSLRKPRDQADLSAEQTLRRGCKERFLWEKGFLYREWAPPGEVESWGIRRQLVVPQKFRHKLLYLAHDIPLAGHQGIRRTRQRLLQNFYWPGVFTHVRQYCQSCDPCQRVGKARDKGKAALRPLPIIEEPFQKVAMDIVGPLSKMTRSGKKYILVVVDFATRYPEAVALSSIEADTVADSLLTIFSRVGFPKEVLTDQASNFMSTLLRSLWQKCGVQHNWASAYHPQSNGLVERFNGTLKMMLKTFMNQHPQDWDKYLPHLLFAYREVPQESTGFSPFELLYGRRVRGPLDLMRDEWEGKATPEGESVVEYVLTFRERLAELMGLARENLARAQRKQKVWYDRTARARAFATGDQVMVLIPVRKNKLQAAWEGPFKVIKQLNEVNYVVELSNRAHHRRVYHVNMMKPYYDRGNVVLAVCGHWEGQGDDPLVDLFPGTKAGSPLEAIPLSDQLTRAQHAEIRGVLHLYRQLFSNQPGRTNLTVHRVETGLPKSWTEFGRLG, from the exons ATGCTGGCCATCCTTCTCAAGAACGGCCTCAACGACAAACCCAGTGGGGGAGAATCCCAGCCCCCAACGCTCCTGCATTCACCAGACCCA TCAagggggctgcgcacagggaggctgaccaaggaccagctgattgcccagctggaggagggagaccggaaccctgtctctgagggaagcagccaggcagatgcagcgcagtcacCAGTGCCTGTCCCCCCGGGGAGTGGTCAGACGGCggatgagggcttcccgagacccccccttcctagccctagaggaagggcggggaggagcccagcgaatgccgaaggcaccgtgacccccccggccagcaggggatccgggcagcgaagctcaccccccagcaggggatcctcccggcgacgctcgacagctgtggagcagctgtggctggaagaggaaaggaagttgagacgggaggagctcgagttaaagaggcaagagctggaggagaag gagaaacagcgtaaacatgagctggagctggcccagctgaggagccgtgaggccccggctgcggtgagtgaggggggacccaagcctacaccgaactttgataagcgcttgctgccccggcgtaaggagggggaggacatagataccttcctgacggcctttgagaatgcctgcgagctgcgcggggttggccctgcagacaggatcgcagttctcacccccttactggactccacggccgtggaggtgtacagccgactgaaaggggcggaggcgggggactacgaactgttcaaacaggccctgctccgcgagtttgggctgactcctgagatgtaccggaaaaggttccggagtcagcgtaaaacccgtgagatcacatatctacaactggtcaaccgggcgcaggggtatgcccgcaagtggacagctggggcccaaactaaagaggacttgctggacctattcatactggagcacctgtatgagcagtgcccgtctgacctgaggctgtggttgagggaccagaagccggagaacccgcagcacgcaggccaacttgccgaccaatttgtggacagtcgggcaggggatggcagggaggagtctcgaaggagcaggcctgcctcagcgcagagagagagtcatcatgggacctcccagcgggggcctatggagaacccccccaaagggggaacatccagtgtcaggtccctccgacccactccaggggacccacgagacatgggctgctatcaatgtggccaacgaggccacatacgggcccagtgccccaagctcagggacagaccaagcagacccaacccgcagagggtggactgggtaaaaacccaatcggaagatgggctaccctcccgggaaaggggggctggcaacataccacctatgaaggagggaggaggtccccaggtcagctcctctggggggctggaagcGCCAGCCTCCGGGTTCTTAGTTTAccgggtgggcgcggggctgcccctccggaaagagtgcattgtttccctggaggtagatgggagggaggtcactgggtactgggacacgggcgcagaggtgacgcttgcccgacccgaggtggtgggctcagatcggatggtgcccgacacctacctgaccctgatgggcgtgggcgggaccccattcaaggtgcccgtggcaagagtacatctgaagtgggaggccaaggagggccccaaggacgtgggggtacacccatatttgcccacagacgtgttaatgggaggggaccttgaggactggcctagtagcactcagagtgccctggtcgtgactcgtagtcagagtcggcaaagggcactgcaccccgacaacggggaaggtactcggcccgaggtgcaggaccctaacctggggggcggggagcgccCAAGGgcacggctcagagaggctgcagcctcagacccagccagcaagagagagctggtccccatccctgtcccagctgctgagttccaggcggagttgcagaaagatccctccttgcggaagccccgGGACcaggctgaccttagtgcggaacagaccctgaggagaggttgcaaggagaggttcctgtgggagaaggggttcctgtaccgagaatgggctcccccaggggaggtagagtcatgggggatcaggaggcagctggtggttccccagaagtttcgccacaagctgctgtacctggcccatgacatccctctcgcaggacaccagggaatccggcgcaccaggcagaggctgctacagaacttttactggcctggggtctttacccatgtccgacagtactgccaatcctgtgacccctgccagagggtggggaaggcccgggacaaggggaaagcagccttgaggcctttacccatcatagaagaacctttccagaaggtggccatggacatagtgggacctctcagcaagatgacccggtcagggaaaaaatacatcctggtggtggtggattttgccactcgctaccccgaggcggtggccttgtcctctattgaagcagacacagtggcagattcgctgctgacaattttcagccgggtggggttccccaaggaggtcttaacggatcaggcgtccaacttcatgtcgaccctgctccggtccttatggcagaaatgtggggtgcagcacaactgggcctcagcgtatcacccccagtccaacgggctggtggaaaggttcaacgggacgctgaagatgatgctaaaaacatttatgaaccagcacccgcaggattgggacaaatacttacctcacctgctgttcgcgtacagggaggtaccccaggagtctaccgggttttcgcctttcgaactgttgtatggaaggcgagtaagggggcccctggacctgatgagagatgaatgggaggggaaggccactcccgagggagagtcagtggtggagtatgtcctgaccttccgggaaagactggccgagctcatgggcctggccagggagaatctggcccgagcccagaggaagcagaaggtctggtatgaccgcacggcccgggcccgagcctttgccaccggggatcaggtgatggttctcatccctgtgaggaaaaacaaactccaggccgcctgggaagggcccttcaaggttatcaagcaactgaatgaggtaaactatgtggtggagctgtcaaaccgggcacatcaccggcgggtgtaccatgtgaacatgatgaaaccatactatgaccgggggaatgtggtgttggccgtgtgtggacactgggaggggcagggagatgaccctttggtggatctattccctgggacaaaagctggttcccccctggaggcaattcccctctctgatcagctgaccagggcccagcacgctgagatcagaggggtgctgcatctgtaccgacagctgttttccaaccagcctggacgcactaatttgactgtccacagggtggagactgg gttaccCAAGTCCTGGACCGAAttcgggaggctgggttaa
- the LOC116835891 gene encoding LOW QUALITY PROTEIN: uncharacterized protein LOC116835891 (The sequence of the model RefSeq protein was modified relative to this genomic sequence to represent the inferred CDS: deleted 1 base in 1 codon) translates to MRQAMAQAEVGDDNYEEDPTVNELQRLAAQLLGMEEALFVPTLTMADLIADECLMCHCQRRGVQLLVGREAHLHVFEQEGVAQLSGVHSQVLQDLPDGTLDLNELESTVRVGYGSRYHPRSVLICLENTHSSAGGRVLPLAYLREVRLLADCYRLLIHMDGVRLMNAAVAQGVISAQITQHCDSISLCFSKGLGAPAGALVAGCREFVAEAWRVRKLLGGGMRQAGVLAAAARIGLERMEETLQRDHSNARRFTQGIWELGSPICSVDPSAVETNIVLGTVAVPWLSPEKLCERMQAVSEEEVAETGCAVNVRLLPWAARSLRAVWHCDVSAQDTQLAANKLKFVAEQCWRERGAAP, encoded by the exons ATGAGACAGGCTATGGCCCAGGCCGAGGTGGGGGATGACAACTATGAGGAGGACCCAACGGTCAATG AGCTCCAGCGCTTGGCCGCCCAGCTCCTAGGAATGGAGGAGGCTTTGTTTGTGCCAACGTTGACCATGGCAGATCTCATTGCTGATGAGTGCC TGATGTGCCACTGCCAGCGCCGG GGGGTTCAGCTGCTCGTCGGGAGGGAGGCCCATCTGCATGTCTTCGAGCAGGAAGGGGTTGCTCAGTTAT CTGGGGTCCATTCTCAGGTGCTACAGGATCTGCCAGATGGCACCTTGGACCTCAACGAGCTGGAGTCAACAGTCCGTGTGGGCTATGGCAGCCGGTACCACCCTCGCTCAGTGCTCATCTGCCTGGAGAACACCCACAGCTCTGCAGGGGGCCGGGTGCTCCCCCTTGCCTACCTCAGGGAG GTGCGCCTGCTTGCTGACTGCTACAGGCTGCTCATCCACATGGACGGGGTGCGGCTGATGAATGCGGCTGTGGCCCAAGGCGTCATCTCGGCTCAGATCACCCAGCACTGTGACTccatctccctctgcttctcCAAG gggctgggtgcCCCAGCCGGGGCGCTGGTTGCTGGGTGCAGAGAGTTCGTGGCAGAGGCCTGGCGCGTACGGAAGCTGCTTGGTGGAGGGATGCGCCAGGCTGGAGTGCTGGCGGCAGCTGCCCGCATAGGGCTGGAGCGCATGGAGGAGACATTGCAGAGAGACCACAGCAACGCCCGCCGCTTCACCCAAG GCATCTGGGAGCTTGGCTCGCCTATCTGCTCCGTCGACCCCTCGGCTGTGGAGACCAACATAGTGCTGGGGACGGTGGCTGTGCCCTGGCTGTCCCCTGAGAAGTTGTGTGAGCGCATGCAGGCGGTGagcgaggaggaggtggctgagaCGGGGTGTGCTGTCAACGTACGGCTGCTCCCATGGGCTGCGCGCTCCCTACGGGCCGTCTGGCACTGTGACGTCTCCGCACAGGACACCCAGCTGGCAGCCAACAAGCTGAAATTTGTGGCCGAGCAGTGCTGGCGAGAGCGAGGTGCTGCACCCTAG
- the TMEM235 gene encoding LOW QUALITY PROTEIN: transmembrane protein 235 (The sequence of the model RefSeq protein was modified relative to this genomic sequence to represent the inferred CDS: inserted 1 base in 1 codon; substituted 1 base at 1 genomic stop codon): MGMGXVAVPAGALWLGAALSSILRFGLLAVAIGXDYWYLGRVEPARDPESLSSHSRLWLVCEGRNVCVPLINPFGSETQEVPTSLQHLICMHRALVVMLPLSLILLVFGWICGVVSSLAQSCQLLLFTGCYFLLGGLLTLTRISASISYSEVAFAETVCMYSQQHFDHVHISFGWSMALAWLSFRSEVLAGSLLLLAARLLSLQQATRSVAI; the protein is encoded by the exons atggggatggggtgagtcgcggtgcccgcgggcgcccTGTGGCTGGGCGCTGCGCTCAGCAGCATCCTCCGCTTCGGGCTCCTGGCCGTGGCCATCG TGGACTATTGGTACCTGGGGCGGGTGGAACCGGCTCGGGACCCGGAATCGCTCAGCTCCCACTCCAGGCTCTGGCTGGTCTGTGAAG gcAGGAATGTATGTGTCCCACTGATCAACCCATTTGGGAGTGAAACCCAAGAGGTGCCCACGTCTCTGCAGCATCTTATCT GCATGCACCGGGCCTTGGTGGTCATGCTGCCGCTCAGCCTCATTCTCCTTGTCTTCGGCTGGATCTGTGGCGTCGTCAGCTCCTTGGCACaaagctgccagctgctgctcttcaCAGGCTGCTACTTCCTGCTGGGAG GCCTGCTGACTCTGACCAGGATCAGCGCCTCCATCAGCTACTCTGAGGTTGCCTTCGCTGAGACCGTCTGCATGTACAGCCAACAGCACTTTGACCACGTCCACATCAGCTTTGGCTGGTCCATGGCACTGGCCTGGCTCTCCTTCCGCTCAGAGGTGCTGGctggctccctcctcctcctcgctgccCGGCTCCTCAGCCTGCAGCAAGCCACACGCTCTGTGGCCATCTGA